The Alcaligenes faecalis sequence ATGTCCCAAACCGAGCGCGATGCGCTGGAAGCAGGTACGGTCTGGTGGGAAAGTGAGCTGTTTCGCGGCAAACCCAACTGGAATACCCTGAGCTCTTATCCAGCCTACCGGCTGACTGATGAAGAGCGCAAGTTCCTGGACAATGAAGTCAATGTGGCTTGCGCCATGATTGACGACTGGCAAGTCAGCCAGGAAGACTTCGACATGCCTGCCGAGGTCTGGAATTACCTGAAAGAAAACCGCTTCTTCAGCCTGATTATTCCCAAGGAATACGGTGGTCGCGGTTTTTCGGCGCAAGCGCACTCGGCGGTTGTAGCCAAGCTGTCCACCCGGAACTCAGCCTTGTCCGTGTCGGTGATGGTACCCAACTCGCTGGGCCCGGCAGAATTGCTGCTGCACTACGGTACTGACGAGCAGAAACAACACTATCTGCCCCGCCTGGCTGATGGCCGTGACATTCCCGCTTTCGCACTGACCAGCCCTTGGGCTGGTTCCGATGCCGCCTCCATTCCTGACGTAGGAATTGTCTGCAAAGGCGAATGGGAAGGTCAGGAAGTGCTGGGCATGCGCGTCACCTGGGACAAACGCTACATCACCCTGGCTCCGGTGTGCACCTTGTTGGGTCTGGCCTTCCGCCTTTATGACCCGGACGGTTTGTTGGGTGGCGAAAAAGACATAGGCATTACCTGCGCCTTGGTACCAAGCGACCACCCCGGCGTGGACACTGGCCGTCGTCACTTCCCCTTGAACGCCATGTTCATGAATGGCCCCACCCGTGGCAAAGATGTATTCATGCCGCTGGAATTCATCATTGGTGGCCCCGACATGGCCGGCCAAGGCTGGCGCATGTTGATGGAATGTCTGGCAGCCGGCCGCTCCATCTCCCTGCCCTCCTCCTTTACCGGCATGGCCAAGCTGACCAGCCGCGCCGTGGGCGGTTACTCCGCTGTACGTACCCAATTTCGCAGCGCCATCAGCAAGTTTGAAGGTGTGGAAGAAGCACTGGCTCGCATTGCTGGCCATACCTATGCCATGGATGCCGCCCGCACCATGACGGCTGCTGCCGTGGACCTGGGCGAGAAACCTTCCGTAGTCTCGGCCATCGTCAAATACCACGTGACTGAACGTGGGCGCATTGTAGTGAACGACGGTATGGACGTGATTGGTGGTAAAGGTATTTGCCTTGGCCCATCAAACTTCCTGGGCCGTGCTTACCAACAGATCCCCGTCGGTATTACGGTGGAAGGCGCCAATATTCTGACGCGCAGCCTGATCATCTTCGGTCAAGGCGCCATCCGTTGCCATCCTTTCATCCTTGAAGAGATGACAGCCGCCCTGGACCCTGATCGTGAAGCCGGTTTGCATAAATTTGACCAGGCTTTCTGGGCGCACATCCGCTACACACTGGCCAATACAGGCCGCTCCTTCTGGTTGGGTCTGGGTGGCTGGCGCTTGCTCAGTGGCCCCACCGGCACCTCCAAGGCCATGCATACCTATTACAGCCAGGCCAGCCGCTACAGTGCCGCTTTCTCCTTGCTGGCTGACGCCTCCATGCTGGTTCTGGGCGGCTCCCTGAAAATGCGTGAGCGTCTGTCCTCCCGTCTGGGGGACGTGCTCTCCGAACTGTACATGTTGAGTGCCGTGCTCAAGCGTTACCAGGACGAAGGTCGCCAGCAGGAAGATGCTCCTCTAGCGCACTGGGCGGCTCAAGATGCCTTGATGCGCGCTCAACACGCTCTGGACAAGGTACTGGAAAACTTCCCGAACCGTCCTTTGGCGGCCGTGCTGCGCTTCCTGGTTTTCCCTCTGGGTATGCGCCGTCTGGGTCCGGATGACAAGCTGGATCACACCGTTGCCAAACTGCTAACCAAGCCCGGTGCTACTCGTGATCGCCTGACGTATGACACCTACTTGCCTGAGGACGATATGGAACCCGTCGGCGCGATTGAAGCTGCCTTGCTGGCGACGCTGAACACTCGCGATATTGACGCCAAAATCCGTCAGTTCGAGAAAAGTGGTCAATTGCAGGACAACCCCAAAGCCAACGTGCGCGATCTGGCCGAAGCCGTCTTCCAGGCCGGTGGCATCACCGCTCAGGAATACGAACAAATTCAGGCTCGGGACATCGTACGTGACCGCGTTATTGCTGTAGATGATTTCCCCTTCGATCTGCGTCGGGAAAATCCCGCCGCTGAAGCTGCCAGTGGGAGCCAGGCATGAGTTTTCAACCGGTCTATATTATTGACGGTGCACGCAGCCCGTTTCTGAAAGCGCGTAATGCGCCCGGCCCTTTCTCCGCTGGAGATCTGGCCGTGCAAACCGGACGCGAGCTGCTGCTGCGCCAACCCTTTGAGGCCCCGCAGCTCAGCGAGGTCATTCTGGGCTGCGCCGCCCCCTCGCCCGATGAAACCAATATTGGCCGGGTTTTGGGGCTGCGTCTGGGCACAGGTCACAAAGTGCCCGGCTGGACGGTCATGCGAAACTGCGCCTCGGGCATGCAGGCGCTGGACTCTGGCGTACAGGCCATTCAAACCGGCCGTTCGGATCTGGTGCTGGCCGGTGGCGTCGATGCGCTGTCTCACGCCCCCATCCTGTTCAGCGATGACATGGTGCGCTGGCTGGCCACCTGGGGCAAGGCCCGCAGTGTAGGCGCACGCCTGAAAGCCCTGCGCAGTCTACGCCTGTCCTACTTGAAACCTGTCATCGGCCTGCTCAAAGGGTTGACCGATCCCGTGGTCGGTTTGTCCATGGGCCAGACCGCTGAAAATCTGGCACACGAGTTTGGCATTACCCGTCAGGACATGGACGAATTTGCGGCCCGCAGCCATCGCCTGGCACTGCGCGCACAGCAAGAAAACGCGTTTGAGGAAATCGTGCCGCTTAGCGACACGCGCGGGAATAACTACCCGCAAGATGATGGCGTACGCGAAGACTCCAACCCCGAAAAACTGGCCAAGCTGCGCCCAGTCTTTGACCCGCCCTGGGGCAATATCACAGCCGGCAACAGCTCGCAGGTCACTGACGGCGCAGCCCTGCTGATTCTGGCCAGCGAAGCTGCCGTCAAGGAACATCAGCTCAAGCCCATTGGCCGCATTGTGGATGCACAATGGGCCGGCCTGGACCCAGCCACCATGGGCCTGGGCCCCGTTTTTGCCGCAACGCCTATTTTGGAGCGCAACCGTCTTGCCTTAAATGGCCCGGATTTGTGGGAAATCAACGAGGCCTTTGCAGCACAAGTCCTAGCATGTCGTGCTGCATGGGACGACCAGGAGTGGTGCCAAAAACACCTG is a genomic window containing:
- a CDS encoding acyl-CoA dehydrogenase is translated as MFVTLLLIVLVLGCVYVLKNRNLRTKWLSRPIYRAFSSVLPAMSQTERDALEAGTVWWESELFRGKPNWNTLSSYPAYRLTDEERKFLDNEVNVACAMIDDWQVSQEDFDMPAEVWNYLKENRFFSLIIPKEYGGRGFSAQAHSAVVAKLSTRNSALSVSVMVPNSLGPAELLLHYGTDEQKQHYLPRLADGRDIPAFALTSPWAGSDAASIPDVGIVCKGEWEGQEVLGMRVTWDKRYITLAPVCTLLGLAFRLYDPDGLLGGEKDIGITCALVPSDHPGVDTGRRHFPLNAMFMNGPTRGKDVFMPLEFIIGGPDMAGQGWRMLMECLAAGRSISLPSSFTGMAKLTSRAVGGYSAVRTQFRSAISKFEGVEEALARIAGHTYAMDAARTMTAAAVDLGEKPSVVSAIVKYHVTERGRIVVNDGMDVIGGKGICLGPSNFLGRAYQQIPVGITVEGANILTRSLIIFGQGAIRCHPFILEEMTAALDPDREAGLHKFDQAFWAHIRYTLANTGRSFWLGLGGWRLLSGPTGTSKAMHTYYSQASRYSAAFSLLADASMLVLGGSLKMRERLSSRLGDVLSELYMLSAVLKRYQDEGRQQEDAPLAHWAAQDALMRAQHALDKVLENFPNRPLAAVLRFLVFPLGMRRLGPDDKLDHTVAKLLTKPGATRDRLTYDTYLPEDDMEPVGAIEAALLATLNTRDIDAKIRQFEKSGQLQDNPKANVRDLAEAVFQAGGITAQEYEQIQARDIVRDRVIAVDDFPFDLRRENPAAEAASGSQA
- a CDS encoding acetyl-CoA C-acetyltransferase encodes the protein MSFQPVYIIDGARSPFLKARNAPGPFSAGDLAVQTGRELLLRQPFEAPQLSEVILGCAAPSPDETNIGRVLGLRLGTGHKVPGWTVMRNCASGMQALDSGVQAIQTGRSDLVLAGGVDALSHAPILFSDDMVRWLATWGKARSVGARLKALRSLRLSYLKPVIGLLKGLTDPVVGLSMGQTAENLAHEFGITRQDMDEFAARSHRLALRAQQENAFEEIVPLSDTRGNNYPQDDGVREDSNPEKLAKLRPVFDPPWGNITAGNSSQVTDGAALLILASEAAVKEHQLKPIGRIVDAQWAGLDPATMGLGPVFAATPILERNRLALNGPDLWEINEAFAAQVLACRAAWDDQEWCQKHLDRDALGLLDMDKLNVDGGAIAIGHPVGASGARIVLHCLNALRRRNLRLGMAAICIGGGQGGAMLIESLQGTES